atgtaaaacatcataattatttttaattttgtctataattaatattttaactttaagaaattctggctattttagtgcaattttagcttatgaaAAGTCAGCGtcattgaaaaatgttattctctgttgctagccacatatacaataaacaaatagcaatggttataacaataaatgtataaatgggccttaattaataatactttatttataaaaaagtatacttattccaaaaaattgatatatacatatatatttgttttttttctataattataaaattgaataatattgtaatatgttgtaataaattataaaataatgcaatgtatacttattaaatttacaaaaaattttttatataaaaacgtttGATTTACCCACTTCAttacaagcttttgttgcactgaataaacgtgttgctaccGGTATTAATTCCCTAGTctctctttatctacttcctatgacatatcttttaagcatatatttcaaacataaagcgcgttttaaatggtaaatttgcCTTAAttagtactgggccttatttggctcaagtaccttatttttgtaacatttaaaaaaaaatttttgtaatgaaaataCATTCCTCTCTCAGGAacttttttcgttaattttgaaGCAGTCACCCATTTAAGTCGTAATCTTTGCTTGACTTTTGTAACTTCTGATTCTCAGTAATCTGAgaacactttgtgttaacacatgtatattACTGCTAGATTAAGAATATGAGTATCAAATATCTGGTActgaaaagataaaacatataattgaaacatattatttatataaaatatatatatatatataattatcatttattaatgatttttacaaatgccaaatagcatctggaataacttttctgttattcgtttaaataacaaataaaaaaaggtcaatatgatacaataatttaattaaattaaaaaaaatttttattaaaaaataagcatAGGTAGCAaagtgtatttataatatttttagcttatcctagaaacatacaaaaaatgatattttataaagatgttaTACGAATATTTTGAGCATATCCTGACGACATACGCAACCAGGGTTTGAACCTGGATCACCCAACTATCTTAatcaaggtaatattttttgcaataatttctttttagtttttctgGATTAAGGGAGACAGCAGAGACGCGTAcaagcataaaaaataattaaattgattagcaattttgtgatattacattcgaGGTTCTTCTTAAAAGTCTGTGTTTTCAGTccaaaaaaaacaattcggtGCGCAGTTTGAAGAatattgtaaatgtttgtaaattcacatAGAAAAATGTTGAGCATTAAGAACTGCTTTCGACCGGTATGCCGTttcttgttaattatatattttacacttaatttctataattactaatttcatttaatttcttttatacagGACTCAAGAGACATAGAAGACTCAGGAGAGACCGGCACTATTTGgaacactttttttcttctgcgTCTCGACCTGAGTCCTGTattcataaaagaaattaaatgaaattaatacatataatacataagaATGTATTAACTTGCAAGTGTACATTCTGTATGTACTAATAAAAACGTcggcaatatatatatatatatataggtggACCCTTTTCATGTGGAATACCccatgtatgtgtatatatatatatatacacatacatggGGTATTCCACATGAAAAGggtccacctaaaaataaactatttgggatttttaaaatgataatgaaaacatgtcAGTGgacatattgtataaaattgatgataaaaaaataagtattatatattttgcatcaaagatattaaTGGCTATCGTTTAAATGAAAACAAGAAAGTTTtcgttttttaacatttgtagctaaaatttttagaaacatgaTTGAGAAACATGATGACATTTTTAGGATTTTTCccatactttcagataaaaacgttaattttaatgagaaaaatttaatagtattaaaaaaattaattttatagttttaaataaagaaatgaacaattatatttattttaaaaaatctaaaaaagttctcaaaaatactttaatacatgtagaatatcgtaccataaagcaaattttgggattGCAATGGGAACTTCTCAAGGAATATtctttcaatgtaaaattataatttcagccaaaagctaGATACCTAATATCAGTTTGTATTggtcaattatttaatactccataaataatatatttttaacaaataactataaaatcaaaaatagttgtgaaatttttgcgttttgttacgaaataaataagtctaaagaatataaagagaatttacttaactatttatttattctatagttatttattaaaaatatattatttacgtagtattaaataattgaccaataaaaattgatattatctagcttttggctgaaattataattttgtattggaaaaaacattagttttcgagaaaattccattgcgatcccaaaatttgctttatggtacgatattctacatgtattgaaatatttttgagaatttattcagattttaaaaaatggatataatTAGGTGGACCCCTTTCACAGGGAATGctccatatatgtatatgtatattgccgAAGTTTTTATATGTCAATTCATCTTattacatttttagaaacaagcGCGGTGCTTAACATTGGATCTGTGAacaaggaagagaggaaagataACTTTAGTGATATTCGCTCCATATCAAAGATCATCGATTTAAATAATGGTGGAACGATTGATGCTATTAGCCTTTCTAATCACTGTAACGTTATGCCATGAGCAGTTTCTAAAGATATTTGAATGGAAGTCGATTGACTTCCAATGGCCGACGGAAGAAGAACACGAATTTGATTTAAAGAACAACGGTTACATACCGGCAAACATCTTCATTACCACTGTAAAATTTTGGAAGGGTAAAATGTATCTAACATTACCACGATGGGATGACGGCATACCGGTAACGCTGGGCGTTACATCGTCAAAACCGATCAACGGGATAATAGCGCCCAAGTTGGAAGCCTTCCCCAACTGGGACATGCAAAAATTGGGTAATTGTGACGCATTCCAATTAGTGCATAGCATAGAGATTGATCCTAAGGGTCGCATGTGGGTACTCGATACTGGTCGCCCCACGTCTTTGAGAAAATCCAAAGCCGATTGCTCGCCGCGCCTTGTTATTCTCGACCTTGAGGATAATGGCAAGATTCTTCGTACTTATGAATTTCCTGAGAATGTAACTAGTCGCAAAAATGTGTATCTCAATGATATTGTTCTTGATCATGAGGACGGCGGTATGGCATATATCACTGACACTAGCGACACCGATCCTGGCATCATTGTATACTCCTTAAAGGATAACAATTCCTGGAAAGTTCGACACAACTCTATGAAAGCCAAATCAGAGGCAGTTAAATTCATGGTAGGAAATAAGTACGTAATCAAACCAATACACGTGGACGGCATAGCACTTTCTCCAGCAAGCAGTAGCAACAGGTATTCTcagattaatgtttttttttctgtacaagATAAAATCGATTTCCTTTTCCAAAACTATCGGTACCAAATatcctttttattataaagtttcttcatattttctgtttttgttttaagaGCACATTTACAAATGAAATCACTCTCTCACtcataattaaatgataaactTAATTTACGTTCTGTATACACTTTATGAAAAAAGTTCTTGTAGtacaattcaaattatttaaaatgctcTATCATTGGCGTTGTATATTCAAACTCAACATTCTCctatgacaaaattttatgtaagatttaacaaacaatttttttgttttaggcAAGTCTATTATTCGCCTTTGTCTTCTTTCCATCTGTATTCAATTTCGACATCCGCTCTGAAGTACAACGCGACGACTATTGATGGATACGTATGGGAACTTGGACGGAAGTCTTCTCAAACGGATGGCATGGCAATGTCGTCCACTGGCGTGCTTTACTTCGGTCTATTAGCTGACGATGCCATTGCCATGTGGGATACCAAGAATACAACATCCTTTACCATTGGTCAACGAGTTATATGGCGCGATCATGAACTGACACAGTGGCCCGATAGCTTCGCTTTTGATGAAGACGGATATTTTTGGTGCGTTAGCAATATGCTGCAAAACTTCTTAAACGGTCATGTTGATATCAACGAGCCCAACTATCGTCTCATTCGATTACACGTAGGTGTTAAAAGTTATCAATATTACGAAAATGGCACGGCGCCTGAATTACCTAATCCCGCCGGTGCTGATTCTGTTAGAATTGCTTTCGCCACGCTGTTGCCTACCATTTTAATACTTATCGCAAAGTAATTGTTTATACTAAAATCCAATTAAAGTTATATACGTTACGTATACAAAGAATTTACGAATCTACGTTAAAACAATCGatcacattaacttttaaatgtgtttttacggtttatttataaatgtaaataattactcTCATCCCAgtaaacacagaaaataatagttatataatttgtgtgtcacgttatataacgaatttttacattctagcaatattatagttatgtaaaattgaattcttgATATTGCAACAtcataacttataacagtcatataactgctatttattaagtttaacaaacattttattttaataatataactgttatgaaactgaattattaatatgactcctgtata
The window above is part of the Solenopsis invicta isolate M01_SB chromosome 8, UNIL_Sinv_3.0, whole genome shotgun sequence genome. Proteins encoded here:
- the LOC105200672 gene encoding protein yellow; protein product: MVERLMLLAFLITVTLCHEQFLKIFEWKSIDFQWPTEEEHEFDLKNNGYIPANIFITTVKFWKGKMYLTLPRWDDGIPVTLGVTSSKPINGIIAPKLEAFPNWDMQKLGNCDAFQLVHSIEIDPKGRMWVLDTGRPTSLRKSKADCSPRLVILDLEDNGKILRTYEFPENVTSRKNVYLNDIVLDHEDGGMAYITDTSDTDPGIIVYSLKDNNSWKVRHNSMKAKSEAVKFMVGNKYVIKPIHVDGIALSPASSSNRQVYYSPLSSFHLYSISTSALKYNATTIDGYVWELGRKSSQTDGMAMSSTGVLYFGLLADDAIAMWDTKNTTSFTIGQRVIWRDHELTQWPDSFAFDEDGYFWCVSNMLQNFLNGHVDINEPNYRLIRLHVGVKSYQYYENGTAPELPNPAGADSVRIAFATLLPTILILIAK